The following coding sequences lie in one Anolis carolinensis isolate JA03-04 unplaced genomic scaffold, rAnoCar3.1.pri scaffold_11, whole genome shotgun sequence genomic window:
- the LOC134294015 gene encoding zinc transporter ZIP1-like, which translates to MAGVAPPLLGLKAGCLVALALVPLLCGILPAAILLRRRLQASPSAGAGIRGLLSCAAGGVFLAACLLDIVPDSLEDLRLQTPRLSPDFPLPELILALGFLLVLVVEHVLLDCSEGGPGPDAASEPLLSDPESDVPLSSSSPFRALVLTLSLCLHSTFEGLALGLQESAARLLRLAGAVLLHKAAMALSLSLLLLAQSRLPLRWALVALTAFALASPLGLGLGLVLTLQDPSSPSPESGVRSVLQGVAAGTFLYITFLEVLPQELHSPSMAPGRLPRVLALLLGFSAMAALRLLG; encoded by the exons ATGGCGGGGGTCGCTCCGCCGCTGCTGGGCCTCAAGGCGGGCTGCCTGGTGGCGCTGGCCCTCGTCCCGCTGCTCTGCGGGATCCTCCCGGCCGCaatcctcctccgccgccgcctccaaGCCTCCCCAAGCGCCGGGGCGGGGATCCGGGGCCTGCTCAGCTGCGCCGCCGGAGGGGTCTTCCTGGCCGCCTGCCTCCTGGACATCGTGCCGGACTCCCTCGAAGACCTCCGCCTCCAGACCCCGCGCCTCTCG CCAGACTTCCCTCTTCCGGAGCTGATCCTGGCGCTGGGCTTCCTGCTGGTGTTGGTGGTGGAGCACGTCCTGCTAGACTGCAGCGAGGGGGGTCCGGGCCCCGATGCAGCCTCTGAGCCACTCTTATCGGACCCTGAGTCCGACGTGCCCCTTTCATCGTCCTCCCCGTTCCGTGCGCTGGTGCTGACCCTCTCTCTGTGCCTGCACTCGACCTTCGAGGGCCTGGCGCTGGGGCTGCAGGAGTCGGCGGCCAGGCTGCTGCGCCTGGCGGGGGCCGTCCTGCTGCACAAGGCGGCCATGGCGCTCAGCCTGTCCTTGCTGCTCTTGGCGCAGAGCCGGCTGCCCCTGCGCTGGGCCTTGGTTGCCTTGACGGCCTTCGCCCTGGCCTCCCCGCTGGGCTTGGGCCTGGGCCTTGTTCTCACCCTCCAGGACCCCTCTTCCCCGTCCCCCGAGAGCGGGGTGCGCAGCGTCCTCCAAGGCGTGGCTGCAGGGACCTTCCTCTACATCACCTTCCTGGAGGTCCTTCCCCAGGAGCTGCACTCCCCTTCCATGGCCCCCGGACGGCTGCCCAGAGTCCTGGCCCTGCTGCTGGGCTTCTCCGCCATGGCCGCCTTGCGCCTCCTGGGCTGA
- the pdia3 gene encoding protein disulfide-isomerase A3, which produces MVSRDPFQLPDPLIAGGGRGRASGKSAALGVALATRRGPAPTRRGTPRLVASPQAPANERLPHCRSGLSSGGGRTSGRSFSFPLRRASATESESRRRRLSLRLARPLRLRVSMEALLLALLLAALAPRPGGASDVIELGDDDFDSGLSDRSVALVEFYAPWCGHCKRLAPEYESAATRLKGVVPLVKVDCTANSNTCNKYGVSGYPTLKIFRNGEESGTYDGPRTADGIVSHLKKQAGPASVALRSDTFEKFISEKDAAVVGFFKELFGDAHSEFMKAASNLRDNYRFGHTSDEELIKKYEPDGEGIFLFRPLHLANKFEENSVRYTEDKITTGKIKKFLQENIFGLCPHMTEDNKELIQGKDLLVAYYDVDYEKNPKGSNYWRNRVMKVARSFLDAGHKLNFAVASSKTFGHEISEFGLDSSTSDVPVVALRTAKGEKYAMQEEFSRDGKALERFLQDYFDGNLKRYLKSEPIPENNEGPVKVIVAENFDEIVNAEGKDVLIEFYAPWCGHCKNLEPKYKELGEKLSNDPNIVIAKMDATANDVPSPYEVRGFPTIYFSPAGSKQNPKKYEGGREVSDFVSYLKREATYPPVLQEDEKPKKKKKAAPKEDL; this is translated from the exons ATGGTCTCGCGAGATCCTTTCCAACTCCCGGATCCTCTGATAGCAGGAGGAGGGCGGGGCCGCGCTTCTGGGAAGAGCGCTGCTCTAGGCGTCGCCTTGGCGACAAggcgaggccccgcccccacccgtcGCGGGACTCCCCGATTGGTCGCGAGTCCTCAGGCGCCGGCCAATGAGCGCCTGCCACACTGCAGATCCGGCCTCTCTTCCGGAGGGGGCAGGACTTCCGGCCGCTCTTTTAGCTTCCCGCTGCGGCGAGCGAGCGCCACAGAAAGCGaaagccgccgccgccgcctctcccTCCGCCTCGCGCGTCCTCTCCGTCTCCGGGTGTCCATGGAGGCCCTGCTGCTCGCGCTGCTCCTCGCCGCCCTCGCGCCCAGGCCGGGCGGGGCCTCCGACGTGATCGAGCTCGGCGACGACGACTTCGACAGCGGCCTTTCGGACCGCAGCGTCGCCTTGGTCGAGTTCTACGCGCCGTG GTGTGGCCACTGCAAGCGCCTGGCCCCCGAGTACGAGTCAGCAGCCACCCGGCTGAAGGGCGTGGTCCCGCTGGTCAAG GTTGACTGCACGGCCAACTCCAACACCTGCAACAAGTACGGCGTGAGTGGCTACCCGACGCTCAAGATCTTCCGCAACGGGGAAGAGTCAGGGACCTACGATGGACCCAGGACGGCAG ATGGAATTGTGAGCCATCTCAAGAAACAGGCCGGTCCTGCCTCGGTTGCCCTACGATCTGATACGTTTGAGAAGTTCATCAGCGAAAAGGATGCTGCGGtagtgg GCTTCTTCAAGGAGCTGTTTGGTGACGCTCACTCCGAGTTCATGAAAGCGGCAAGCAACTTGCGGGACAACTACCGCTTTGGGCACACCAGCGACGAAGAGCTGATCAAGAAGTATGAGCCGGATGGCGA GGGAATCTTCCTGTTCCGTCCTctgcacctggccaacaaatttgAGGAGAACTCTGTTCGATACACGGAAGACAAGATCACCACTGGCAAGATCAAGAAGTTCCTTCAGGAGAACAT ATTCGGCCTCTGCCCGCACATGACGGAAGACAACAAAGAGCTGATCCAAGGAAAGGACCTGCTTGTGGCGTATTACGACGTGGATTACGAAAAGAATCCCAAAGGGTCAAACTACTGGCGGAACAG GGTGATGAAAGTGGCCCGGAGTTTCCTGGATGCTGGGCACAAGCTCAACTTTGCCGTTGCCAGTTCAAAGACCTTTGGCCACGAGATCTCGGAGTTTGGCCTGGACAGCTCCACCAGCGATGTCCCCGTTGTGGCCCTCAGGACGGCCAAGGGGGAGAAGTACGCCATGCAGGAGGAGTTCTC GCGTGATGGGAAGGCCTTGGAGAGATTCCTCCAGGATTATTTTGATGGGAACCTGAAAAGATACTTGAAGTCCGAACCCATCCCAGAAAACAATGAGGGGCCTGTGAAG GTGATTGTGGCTGAGAACTTTGATGAGATAGTCAACGCGGAAGGCAAAGATGTCCTTATAGAGTTCTATGCACCATGGTGTGGCCATTGCAAGAACCTGGAGCCCAAGTACAAAGAGCTAGGGGAGAAG CTCAGCAACGATCCTAACATTGTCATTGCCAAGATGGACGCCACAGCCAACGATGTGCCTTCTCCCTACGAAGTCCGAGG GTTCCCCACCATTTACTTTTCTCCTGCGGGAAGCAAGCAGAATCCAAAGAAATATGAG